A stretch of the Rosa rugosa chromosome 5, drRosRugo1.1, whole genome shotgun sequence genome encodes the following:
- the LOC133709180 gene encoding transmembrane 9 superfamily member 2: MKNLFTILVLAVLITCGATFVRSDGSDHRYNEGDVVPLYANKVGPFHNPSETYRYFDLPFCSPGDVKEKREALGEVLNGDRLVSAPYKLEFRKEKDTEVACRRKLTKEEVAQFRKAVKKDYYFQMYYDDLPIWGFLGKVDKEGKTDPSEYKYFLYKHIQFEILYNKDRVIEIGAKMDPHSVVDLTEDKDVDADFMYTVKWRETNIPFENRMDKYSQSSSLPHHLEIHWFSIINSCVTVLLLTGFLATILMRVLKNDFMKYAQDEEAADDQEETGWKYIHGDVFRFPKYKSLFAAAHGSGTQLFTLTVFIFMLALVGVFYPYNRGALFTALVVIYALTSGIAGYTSTSFYCQLEGTNWVRNLLLTGCLFCGPLFLTFCFLNTVAIAYSATAALPFGTIVVIVLIWTLVTAPLLVLGGIAGKNSKVEFHAPCRTTKYPREIPTLPWYRTTVPQMAMAGFLPFSAIYIELYYIFASVWGHRIYTIYSILFIVFLILLIVTAFITVALTYFQLAAEDHEWWWRSFLCGGSTGLFIYGYCLYYYYARSDMSGFMQTSFFFGYMACICYGFFLMLGTVGFRAALLFVRHIYKSIKCE, encoded by the exons ATGAAGAACCTCTTCACCATTCTCGTCCTCGCAGTTCTAATCACCTGCGGTGCGACCTTCGTCAGATCGGACGGCTCCGATCACCGCTACAATGAAGGCGACGTCGTCCCCCTCTACGCCAATAAGGTCGGCCCCTTCCACAACCCCAG TGAGACGTATCGCTATTTTGATCTGCCATTTTGCTCACCAG GTGATGTGAAGGAGAAGAGGGAAGCTCTCGGGGAGGTGCTGAATGGAGATCGTCTAGTGAGTGCTCCTTATAAACTTGAGTTCAGGAAAGAGAAAGACACCGAAGTTGCTTGTAGAAGGAAGCTGACCAAGGAGGAAGTTGCGCAGTTTCGAAAGGCTGTGAAAAAGGATTACTACTTTCAAATGTACTATGACGACTTGCCCATCTGGGGGTTCTTAGGAAAGGTTGACAAGGAAGGAAAAACTGATCCAAGTGAATACAAATATTTCCTGTACAAGCACATCCAATTTGAAATTCTCTACAATAAAGATCGTGTGATCGAAATTGGCGCCAAGATGGATCCTCATTCAGTTGTGGACTTGACAGAGGACAAGGACGTTGATGCGGATTTCATGTACACTGTGAAATGGAGAGAGACAAATATTCCATTTGAGAATAGAATGGATAAGTACTCACAGTCCTCTTCACTGCCACATCACTTGGAAATTCATTGGTTCTCAATCATAAATTCCTGTGTCACAGTTCTCCTTTTGACGGGTTTTCTTGCAACAATTCTCATGCGAGTCTTGAAGAATGATTTCATGAA GTATGCCCAAGATGAGGAAGCAGCCGATGACCAAGAAGAGACAGGATGGAAGTACATTCATGGTGATGTTTTCCGGTTTCCCAAGTACAAATCGTTGTTTGCTGCTGCCCATGGTTCTGGAACCCAGTTGTTCACCCT CACAGTGTTCATTTTTATGCTTGCACTGGTCGGTGTATTTTATCCATACAACCGAGGAGCTCTGTTCACTGCTCTTGTGGTCATATACGCACTCACATCTGGCATTGCGGGATATACTTCAACCTCTTTCTACTGTCAGCTTGAAGGGACAAATTGG GTTAGAAATTTATTACTCACTGGGTGCCTTTTTTGTGGGCCTCTGTTCCTGACATTCTGCTTCCTTAACACAGTTGCAATTGCTTATAGTGCAACTGCAGCTCTTCCTTTTGGTACTATTGTGGTAATTGTCCTTATCTGGACATTGGTAACAGCACCATTGCTTGTCTTGGGTGGTATTGCTGGGAAGAACAGTAAGGTTGAGTTCCATGCTCCTTGTCGCACCACAAAGTATCCTCGAGAAATTCCAACTCTGCCATGGTACAGGACAACTGTTCCTCAGATGGCAATGGCAGGATTTCTCCCTTTCAGTGCGATTTACATTGAGCTTTACTACATATTTGCCAGTGTCTGGGGTCACAGGATTTACACCATCTACAGCATTCtgtttattgtttttcttattcttttgaTTGTCACTGCCTTTATAACTGTGGCTTTGACCTACTTCCAACTTGCTGCTGAAGATCATGAGTGGTGGTGGAg GTCTTTTCTTTGCGGTGGATCGACTGGCCTATTTATCTATGGTTACTGCTTGTATTACTACTATGCTAGATCAGATATGTCTGGTTTTATGCAGACATCGTTCTTCTTTGGTTACATGGCTTGCATTTGCTATGGCTTCTTTCTCATGCTTGGCACTGTTGGATTTCGTGCTGCTTTGCTCTTTGTTCGTCACATTTACAAGTCTATCAAGTGTGAATAG
- the LOC133709071 gene encoding agamous-like MADS-box protein AGL62 has translation MSKKTQGRKKIEIKKLENSSNKQVTFSKRRAGIFKKAGELSVLCGAHVAIIVFSGAGKVFCYGHPNINMVLESYQNGLSSVVRVNEEAGDLLVAEFNKEYVEAEKEFEDLKRKATGIKQMADEKKKMMKKMNMSEGFWWDEAVDLAMMDEREGEQYFKALEELRRKVAARVDELKILNGTMMGPPVPAVHHRLCHVPFMTTNNRFGNCQDVQFGSGYHDLGV, from the coding sequence ATGTCCAAGAAGACCCAAGGCCGCAAGAAAATTGAGATCAAGAAGCTAGAGAACTCTAGCAACAAACAAGTCACATTCTCAAAACGCCGCGCCGGCATATTCAAAAAAGCTGGCGAGCTTAGTGTGCTTTGTGGCGCCCATGTGGCAATTATAGTGTTCTCTGGCGCAGGGAAGGTGTTTTGCTATGGACACCCGAACATCAACATGGTGCTCGAGAGCTATCAAAACGGTCTTAGTTCAGTCGTCAGAGTTAATGAGGAAGCTGGCGATTTGCTGGTAGCGGAGTTCAACAAAGAGTACGTGGAGGCGGAGAAGGAGTTTGAGGATTTGAAGAGGAAAGCCACGGGGATTAAACAGATGGCggatgagaagaagaagatgatgaagaaaatGAACATGAGTGAGGGGTTTTGGTGGGATGAGGCTGTGGATTTGGCAATGATGGATGAACGGGAAGGGGAGCAGTATTTCAAGGCGTTGGAAGAGCTAAGGCGAAAGGTGGCTGCTAGGGTTGATGAGTTGAAGATTTTGAATGGGACTATGATGGGGCCGCCGGTCCCGGCGGTTCATCATCGACTTTGTCATGTGCCGTTCATGACCACCAATAATCGTTTTGGTAATTGTCAGGACGTCCAATTTGGTTCTGGTTATCATGATTTAGGGGTTTAA
- the LOC133710524 gene encoding D-galacturonate reductase, with protein MAKVPSVTLSSSSDEILTMPIIGMGTSSYPRADPETAKAAILEAIRAGYRHFDTAFAYGSEQDLGEAIAEALRIGLINSRDELFITTKLWASFAEKDLVLPSIKASLRNLQLECIDMYIIHWPFKLGKEVKSMPVERDLVQPLDIKSVWEAMEECKKLGLARGIGVSNFTCSMLEELLSFAEIPPAVNQLEMNPAWQLKKLRDFCKAKGIHVTAYSPLGAARTKWGDNRVLGSDVIEEIALARGKTTAQISLRWVYEQGVSIVTKSYNKERMRQNLDIFDFCLTEEELEKMSHLPQRKGVTFASLLGPHDIVLEIDAEL; from the exons ATGGCAAAGGTTCCTTCAGTTACCCTAAGCTCCTCCAGTGATGAGATCCTGACCATGCCAATCATCGGCATGGGAACTTCATCGTACCCTCGGGCCGACCCAGAAACCGCCAAGGCTGCCATTCTCGAAGCGATCAGAGCTGGTTACCGACATTTTGACACCGCCTTTGCTTACGGGTCGGAGCAAGATCTCGGTGAAGCCATAGCCGAGGCTCTCCGCATCGGACTCATCAACTCTAGGGATGAGCTCTTCATCACAACCAAGCTTTGGGCTAGTTTCGCCGAGAAAGACCTTGTGCTGCCGTCCATCAAAGCCAGTTTAAG GAATCTTCAACTAGAGTGCATTGACATGTACATCATACATTGGCCTTTCAAATTGGGAAAAGAGGTGAAAAGCATGCCTGTTGAGAGAGATCTGGTGCAGCCCCTTGATATCAAATCTGTTTGGGAAGCCATGGAAGAGTGCAAGAAACTTGGCCTTGCTAGAGGTATTGGCGTCAGTAACTTCACATGCAGTATGCTCGAGGAGCTTCTTTCCTTCGCCGAAATCCCTCCGGCCGTCAACCAA TTGGAGATGAACCCAGCTTGGCAGCTGAAGAAATTGAGGGACTTCTGCAAGGCAAAGGGTATTCATGTCACGGCTTACTCTCCGCTCGGAGCAGCTAGGACTAAATGGGGTGACAATAGGGTTTTGGGGTCAGATGTGATAGAAGAGATTGCCCTAGCCAGAGGAAAAACAACTGCTCAG ATATCATTGAGATGGGTGTATGAGCAAGGTGTGAGCATAGTAACAAAAAGCTACAACAAGGAAAGAATGAGGCAGAACCTTGACATCTTCGACTTCTGCTTGACCGAGGAGGAATTGGAGAAGATGAGTCATCTTCCACAACGGAAAGGGGTTACCTTTGCCTCACTTCTAGGACCCCATGATATCGTTCTGGAAATTGACGCAGAATTATGA